ACTGGACTTGGCTGGAAGCACTCTGAAATGTCAGTGGGAGAGCAGCGGTTTGGCTCCATTTCTCTGGGGAAAGACGCCTGAGCGAGCCCTGCTGTGATCTGCACTGTTGAGCCAGGATGCCCTGGGCTCATTCGCCGCTCTGATTAGACTTTTGCACTCCTTAGGCGCCGAGGCATAAGTAGGACTAATGAGCTGTTCGATAACCCACCAATTACTGCTTTTTCCACCCCTCTTGAAACACAGAACAGGAAAGAGGCACTCACCTTGACGATGCCAACAACGCCAGGCTCTTTACAGTTGCTGTGGTAGAAGAAGGCCTGCTGCCCAAGTTTCATGGCTCTCAGGAAATTCCTCGCCTGTCGGATGTAAACAAGAGACTTGGAGCAATTTGTATCAAGCTCTCAGGGTTTCATTACAAGCAGCTCGGAACAAGAACTAACAGGAGAAGTATATGTGCTTCAGAGCTACTCAGATAAGGTTTCCTACAGTAGTTGTACAGATGTTTTATGCTGCaaggaaatgaagcaaaaacAAGGCTAAAGAGCAAGATGCCATTTGTTGGAAAGTATGTGGGAATTTAACAGCTCAGCCACCCTCGTTTAGGGACAGCAGAAGACAAGTTAATtgtcagcagcagagcagatcaTATATAAGGAGGAAGCGTATATAGGAAGGGGATCATACATCGTAGGGGAAGCACATGTGGATTTCCTTTGCAGAGAGGCCTGGAACAGAAAGCTGTACACTGCCAAGGTACAGTATTTGAGTAAGTACAGACTTTCTAAAAGGTGTCAAGGGAAATAACGGCTGGTCTAAGCTAAAGAAAAACTGGATTATTTGACAGAATATTAAGCAGCCTAAATGCCCCTTTGACCTAGAGGTAATTAAGCAGGAGTTTTGACTCCTGACAAAATGCACTTGTAAAAACAGGCAGAGTGCCTCATATGGAAATCCTTCAGGCAAAGGGAGCAAGTCACCTGTGGGGAAAGCCACCTTTTTCTAGTGCTATTTCAGTGACTCCACCTTTGACATGTGCTCCTTACCTGGTAGTTTCTTACTCCATCCCAATGGGTTGTCTGATTGGGCTGAGCTTTCAAGTCATCAATGCTGAACTGccaaatgcaatgaaaatacagattaaGCTCAGGTTATTGTCTACATTGTGCCTAAACATTtgttcccagcagctccttcaaTTGCAGTACAAACTTGACACGATTTTTTTGGTTCCCACAGGGGCTAAAGAAAAGCCTTCACAAAGGAGGAACACTGCAGCAGTGGAAAGTCTGAAATAGATGCTAAGCATCCTGAGGGCCTGATTTCCTCTTGCATTACAGGTATCAAACCCCAAGGTTGTCACCCTGTAGGAGAACAACATTGTCTTTCTATTTCCAGGAAGACAGGTGGGTTTTGAGAACACACGACAGCGTTAATATTGCAAACAATCCGAATTGTTTGGTGCTGTAACTCAGCGTTCAGGCACTAACGCTCTGGATAGTAGTGAAACTACTTCTGTACTTCACTGAGTAAGGATGGTGTCAGTGCTTACTTTCACATCCACTCCCTTCTCGAGCCTGCTCTCTGGTTCCGATTTCAGAAGCCAGTGACAATACGTTATCTTGCTTTCCTCCCCACCGGAGTCGgattcttttgtctttttccagttcttccaTCCAGACTTGGAACTCCCAGCTGGAGGTTTTGTGgacttctcctcttcctccttatCTGGAGTCTCCTCCTCGGTTTTGGCAATTTTAGCATCAGGCTCCTTTTTAtcttaaaagaaacaacaacatgGAAGGAGCATCTAGACAAAAACCGTTTTGTTTCTGACAGGGATTGGTACTGCAACATTTTAAGTCACCCAAGCTAGTTTCACATACTGGTATTTGACTGCAGCAGAAGTTTGGTGCACCCCACATGCAATGTGTAAGGTAGTAGTGTTACGCACCAGTGTATCTGAATATTTCTAGTTTGTACCTGAAATAAGGATATCTTTTTTGTGTGTCACGTGCACAGACATAGCTTAGTAGTCATACTTAATCATAAAAAAGCCAGGACAGGCCATGTTGATCACATGAAGtgtagtttcatttttttttaattgatcaCTGAGAAATCAATTGCAGGTAACAAAGTTGATTTAGGTGAGTCTAGTGAATAAGAGTAGAGTTCAGCTGCAACACaagatattttaattactgCAGTAGCTGGAAACCTTAGATTAAGCTTGCACTATGCTACCTGTTTAGAGGGGGTGGATATCTCTGTTTGTCCAGGACCCAGACAGCACAACATATTTATTAAGTGACTAAAGGGTAAGAAGATGGTTATCAGCTGGAGCTGATTAAGCAGATGAGTGGCACAGGTGAGCCCACTGTGCAATTTGTTCATCTTACACCTGAAACACCATATGATGTTGCCTCAAGTGCAAGGCTTTTGccttgttgttttttggtggtattgtgggaggttttttgtatttttttgtatacatatttttttttccagatggtACTACATCAGCTTCCTGCCACTTGTCTCTGTCACACATGGATGCTCAGCACCTTTTTACAGAGGAAATGCTGTCTGTAAGACATGTGGCTTTGAAAGACAGAGGGTTAAGATGACTGTAGTTTCGATACAGCTTGGAACCTCAAGTGAGAGATGCTAAATTAGGATGTCAGCACAGACCTGCTACCGCTCCTTTGTCCCTCTTTCTGCTCGGCCAAGGCATCTCTGGTCTCTTTGAATTATCTTCTCTTTGCTGAGAAGCACCTGAatgagagaagaaggaggaattACTATTTATTCAGGCAAgctgaaaaaagcaaagatatCTGAGACTGTAAAAGCTGTACAGTAAGTGGAGAGTAAATAAACGTTCTTCCTTGTGCTGGGCCGTTTCCTCTATCAGTGTGAACGCTGGCACTGGTTGAGAACCGCACCCTTGGCGTGGGGGCAGgcgctcccagccctgctgtgatGGACACCAGCAGGAGGGGGGCTGCTTTTTGGTGCAGCTGTTGGAGAACAGTCCCGAAGGCGCTCGGGCTTTAGCCGAGCTGGGCAAGAGGAAGCTGAGCTTTTGGGAAGGGGAGAACAGCTTGTCCCCAGAGCTCAGTCCAGCCTCCCACCAAGGGTGTGTGGCTCAGCTTGTTGCTCACAGAGATCCTGCGTGCAAAAGCCCTTGGGGAAGGCAGCAAgctggctgctcagcccctggccCCTCCTGTCAGCAGCCCGTTAGATTTTTATTTGGCTCTGAGCTGGCCAAGGCGGCTGGCATCAACTTTTCCACCTTCTGTGCCAagctccccccgcccctcccacCCACGCCAAGCCCCCGCTCACCGGCTGTGGCCTccgcagccccctcgcctcgGGCAGGGAACGAGGATGCTCTGGGCTCGTTGCAGGACGAGCAGAGCAGTCGGAAGCGGGTGACCGTTATGCAAAAACTCCAGCCCGGCCTGCGGACTCGCCtccttccccgcagccaccgcgCGAACGGGAGGCGCCGGGGGCCGGactacagctcccagctgcCCCGGAACGGCTCCGGGCTGCCCCGCCATGGCGTGGAGAGCGGCCCGGCTGCTGCGGCGGGGGAGCCCGGCGGGCCGGCGGGGGATCGCCGCCTGCATCGACCGTAAGGGGCCGgacggcggggagcggggcacgggccggggccgcggggatCCCCGCGGGGAGGCGGGTGGAGCTGGTCGGTGACCTGGGGTCTCCTGGCCCCAcatcacagaatcccagcatGTCAGGGGTTTGAAGGGACCCCGGAAGCTCACCCAGCCCAATCCacccgccggagcaggaacacccagctgaggttacacaggaaggtgtccaggcgggctggaatgtctgcagagaaggagactccacaacctccctgggcagcctgggccaggctctggcaccctcaccatcaagaagtttcttctcctctttcagtggaacctcctgtgttccagtttgcaccccttgccccttgtcctgtcactggctgtcacccagaagagcctggctccatcctcctgacactccccctttccatattgatccccatgaatgagctcagccctcagtctcctcttctccagctccagagccccagctcctcagcctttcctcacacgggagatgctccactcccttcagcatcttggtggctgcgctggactctctccagcagttccctgtcctgctggagctgaggggcccagcactggactcAATATTCCATGTCCCCGCTCCCATTCCTGTACCTTTGCTAGAGGTTCCCAGCTTTTCAGCTGGAATATCCCAAAAAGACTCGGTGAAGCACTCGATAGGGGATAGACCAGGCTGGCTGTACCTGTTTCTAAGCGCATTATTCTGCGATGGAAGTATCTCCTGGTGGAAGCCATCTCCTGATGTCTCCGGTGACCAGGAGAACAGCTGTGTCCTGGCCAGACGCCTCCCATGGGATTCCCCAACGCTACCCCGCTGAATTGCTTCCACGGTTAATTGTAACCACATTTCAGGCAACAGCAGCATCCCTATGAATTTTAGGAGAGGAACTAACAAAACACTGTTGGATCTATGCGCAAATGATCATGGTGGCCTCgagaaacagagaaatggtCTCTGCTGCAGAGACCCTGTGAGTTAAGAGACACTTTGTAATTGTTTGGATACAGAAGGGGTGGTAGCGCTTGCCTTCCCGCAACAGACACACATTCTAATCTCTTCCTGCTTTTCCAGCATCCGTCGGCCTGACTGAGGAGCAGAAGGAATTCCAGAAAGTTGCCCTTGACTTTGCTGCCAAGGAGATGGCTCCTCACATGGCAGAGTGGGATGAAAAGGTACGGCAGCCTCACAAGGGGTCTCATCCCAGGGCTTCCTGCAGTAGCTCCTCGGTGCTATAATGCCATCTGTAGAGATTTTATTTGAAGCTGCTGCTGTAGCTGGGGTGGGAAGCCATCAGAAATTCCTTGAGGTTCTCCTAGCCAGGTGATTCAGCCATCTGACACCTGAATTTCCTCCTGAAGATGGCATTTATCTGTCTAGGTAGCTGCCTCTTCTTTAACCCACTTGATTAACTTAAGCTCTGCAGGAGTTTGGAACTGGGCTCGGTAGCCCATGTGTACCAAAAGAGATTGAATATTGAGATTGAATTGATCGTGAATATTCATTTGCGCTGTCTCTGCCCATCCCAATAGGAAATATTCCCCGTGGAAACAATGCGGAAGGCAGCCCAGCTGGGATTTGGTGGGATCTATGTGAAACCAGATGTCGGTGGCTCTGGATTGTCACGACTTGATACCTCCATAATCTTTGAAGCTTTATCGACAGGATGCACCAGCACCACTGCTTATATGAGCATCCACAAGTGAGTGTGTCTGCGGAGGGGCGGACGGTGTTAGCTGGGCTGAAAAACACCGTTGTTCTGTGGGCTCTAAACCCAGCTGGAGACAGATCTTCTGGTGCTGCTTATTATTTACAGTAGGGACCCCAGGTAGACACGTCCCTGTGAGATCTTTTGATGGTAGTAAACAAAGAGGCTATAAAAACTGAGATGCCACCAAGAAGTAATTTTAGCCTTGTGGCATGCAAGGTGGGATTAAGGCCTGGATTTTGTTGCCTGCTTTTCCACTTCAGCTGTCTATAGATAGTAACCTGCCGGGGAAAAGCCCTTGTGCTTTGGTCCTACTGTGACAGAGCCCAGAGGCACCAGCTCAGACGAAGGCCATCCTTCTTGTACAGACATGTTCAGTGATGGGCTCACTTTGCACAAAAAGATGGAGCGATTATGCCTCCTTCCTCCCGGTGCAGTTTTCCAAAGAGTTAACAGGGCTTAGTGCCGAGGGGAATGCTGAGGCTGTGAAGTAGGAACCTGCTGTTCCACGAGGCACTGGGTCTGTGGTGAATGGAAAGCGATCTCCTTCCTCCTGGCCTCTGTGGCACCTAATTCTGTTCCCTTTCAGCATgcgtggggcaggagggagcagggctgcctCTGGGGCTGCTTCGGATTTCCTGCAGCATAGGTGGAGCAATATGTTTTCAAACCTTAGTGCTTTTTACCAAACGCCATGGAGCTTTGTTCCTCTGTTCAGCCAGGGATGTTCTCGTAGGACCTGCCCTCCTCCCAGGGCTGTGTTCACCTCCTGTAATGCTgctccttctctcctgctccagcatgtgTGTTTGGATGATCGACACCTTTGGCAATGAGGAACAGAGGCGCAGGTTTTGCCCATCGCTCTGTAGCATGGAAAAATTTGCTTCTTACTGCCTGACTGAGCCAGGTGAGCATCCTCAACCAAGAAATCTTCTCCCCTCACTCCTAACAAAGTTTAACTGGGTGTGAATGTGGCACTCAGCTGGGGGTAAaaaatttgtttccttgttctttTGTGTAATCACTGGAAAGTTTGGAAGGGGTGTGAGGTTTTGTAGTCTCTGGACCTGCTGCTTCACTGGttgcttccttccctcctgcaggAAGTGGAAGTGATGCAGCTTCCCTGCTCACCTCAGCTCAGCGGACAGGGGACACCTACGTCCTGAACGGCTCCAAGGTACCTCTTTGCTCCTCCTAAAGCAGCTGGACAGCACTGCATGCACAAGGGGGCCTGGGTCTCACCATCCTTTCCATTTCCTACTGTCTCCTCATCTCTGTGTGTTCTCCCAAGGTAGGACCCGCTCTGCAGAGCGTTCACCAGAGCTTAGAAGAGTTGGGCCCCTAAATACCTCCTGGCTTTGtaccccagctgctgctgcaggctcAGGGTTAGCATACAAAAACCATCCCTTTCTTCTTGTGCCCTTCTGCAGGCCTTCATCAGTGGCGGAGGTGACACCGATGTGTACGTGGTCATGTGTCGCACAGGAGGTCCTGGCCCCAAGGGCATCTCCTGCCTGGTGCTGGAGAAGGGGACACCAGGGCTCAGCTTTGgcaagaaagagaggaaggtaAGAGGCTTGTTTTACTTGCTGTGTGCTTGAGGGAAGCGCAGGACTGAGACAAGCTAGTCTGTGCAAAGCATTAGGGATCTCTTCTTGGATGGGACTGGAGTCCTAGCCTGGGGTGCTTTTTCCAAGCCAAGTCCAGCTTTGGTGAAGTTTGCTCAATACCTGTCCCTTTGGTAAGCGAAGGATTTTAATCTCAGGAACATCAGGGTTCGTTGGATCTGTGCCTCTTCTCAAATACATGCATTGCAGTTTCCAACTCAGCACACTAAGCCAAACCACATAGACCACAAGCGCTCTGTGGCGGTTTAGCAATGAGAGTGAGGGGTTGAGAGCaggctgggcagctctgctgtgctgctcctcaGGCAGTCTGCAACGTGCTCCGTTTTTCCCCAGGTAGGCTGGAATTCCCAGCCGACTCGAGCTGTGATCTTCGAGGACTGCGCCGTCCCTGTTGGCAACCGGCTGGGAGCTGAAGGGCAGGGCTTCAGCATTGCCATGAAGGGACTGAATGGAGGCAGGATAAACATTGGTAAGAAAGACAGCCGAGAGCAAAGGGAGGAGGGCAGGATCATCTTGTTGCCTGTCTGCATTCACTTCATATTAATTCTGTGTCCTTGGCTTCTCCCTCCAGCTTCTTGTTCATTAGGAGCTGCTCATGCCTGCGTTCTTCTGGCTCAGGAACATCTCACTGTCCGCAAACAGTTTGGGGAACCCCTAGCAAACAACCAGGTAACCTCTCCCTCGGATCTGTGCTCTTTCTGGTCCTGGCTGGCGGTCCCATCACTCACTCCACAGGGTCTTCCCTGGAGAAGTCAGGAACGTGCTGTTCCTGAGAAGGAAAGCGTGTCAGGCCTGACATCTGCCTGAAGGTGATGGCGATGTGATGCAGGACCCTCCAAAGACGCTGACTtaattttctcctctcctgctggCAGTACCTGCAGTTCGGGCTGGCGGAGATGGCGACGCGCCTGGTGGCAGCGCGGCTCATGGTTCGCAACGCAGCGCGGGCGCTGCAGGAGGGACGGGAGGATGCGGCCGTGCTGTGCTCCATGGCCAAGCTCTTTGCGACTGATGAGTGCTTTGCGGTACGTTACTTGGACTAGAGTTGGCATCGTAACTACACACTGGGAGACCC
This region of Caloenas nicobarica isolate bCalNic1 chromosome 26, bCalNic1.hap1, whole genome shotgun sequence genomic DNA includes:
- the THYN1 gene encoding thymocyte nuclear protein 1; the encoded protein is MPWPSRKRDKGAVADKKEPDAKIAKTEEETPDKEEEEKSTKPPAGSSKSGWKNWKKTKESDSGGEESKITYCHWLLKSEPESRLEKGVDVKFSIDDLKAQPNQTTHWDGVRNYQARNFLRAMKLGQQAFFYHSNCKEPGVVGIVKIVKEAYPDHTQFDQKDPHYDSTSRKENPKWSMVDVQFVRMTKRFIPLSEIKAHHLAHKADGGPLKNMMLFTRQRLSIQPLTQEEFDFVLGLEEEKPH
- the ACAD8 gene encoding isobutyryl-CoA dehydrogenase, mitochondrial, with the protein product MAWRAARLLRRGSPAGRRGIAACIDPSVGLTEEQKEFQKVALDFAAKEMAPHMAEWDEKEIFPVETMRKAAQLGFGGIYVKPDVGGSGLSRLDTSIIFEALSTGCTSTTAYMSIHNMCVWMIDTFGNEEQRRRFCPSLCSMEKFASYCLTEPGSGSDAASLLTSAQRTGDTYVLNGSKAFISGGGDTDVYVVMCRTGGPGPKGISCLVLEKGTPGLSFGKKERKVGWNSQPTRAVIFEDCAVPVGNRLGAEGQGFSIAMKGLNGGRINIASCSLGAAHACVLLAQEHLTVRKQFGEPLANNQYLQFGLAEMATRLVAARLMVRNAARALQEGREDAAVLCSMAKLFATDECFAICNQALQMHGGYGYLKDYAVQQFVRDVRVHQILEGTNEVMRMIVARNLLQG